One genomic region from Panthera tigris isolate Pti1 chromosome D1, P.tigris_Pti1_mat1.1, whole genome shotgun sequence encodes:
- the MSANTD4 gene encoding myb/SANT-like DNA-binding domain-containing protein 4, which yields MKQLKRKRKSNFSVQETQTLLKEITKRKEVIFSKQLNTTINVMKRMAWEEIAQCVNAVGEGEQRTGTEVKRRYLDWRALMKRKRMKANIKLVGSGFPLPTSDLDDSLTEEMDDKIAFRNDPNFDWQNVADFRDAGGSLTEVKVEEEERDPQSPEFEIEEEEEMLSAVIPDSRRESELPDFPHIEEFFTLNSTPSRSAYDEPHVLVNLEKQKLELEQRRLDVEAERLQLERERLRRLDLEAERLQLERERLQLERERLQLERERLRLQVVGSEKPPSSSDGELGQGEKPGPQPQDLETERLKLERERLQLEKERLQFLKFESEKLQIEKERLQVEKERLRIQKEGHLH from the exons ATGAAGCagttgaaaaggaagagaaaaagcaactTCAGTGTTCAAGAAACTCAGAcccttttgaaagaaattacCAAACGCAAAGAAGTCATTTTTTCCAAGCAGCTCAACACGACGATTAATGTGATGAAGCGGATGGCGTGGGAGGAGATCGCACAGTGTGTGAACGCCGTGGGGGAAGGCGAGCAGAGGACGGGGACGGAGGTGAAAAGACGGTACCTGGACTGGCGGGCGCTTatgaagagaaagaggatgaAGGCCAACATTAAGCTGGTTGGCTCAgggttccccctccccacctccgaTCTAGACGACTCTCTCACCGAAGAGATGGACGACAAGATCGCATTCCGCAACGATCCCAACTTTGACTGGCAGAACGTGGCAGATTTCAGGGATGCAGGTGGATCCTTAACTGAGGTCAaagtggaagaggaggaaagagaccCCCAGAGTCCCGAA TTTGAGatcgaggaggaggaggagatgctGTCGGCCGTCATCCCGGACTCCAGGAGGGAGAGCGAGCTCCCCGACTTCCCCCACATCGAGGAGTTCTTCACCCTGAACTCCACGCCGTCCCGTTCCGCCTACGACGAGCCCCACGTGCTGGTCAACCTGGAGAAGCAGAAGCTGGAGCTGGAACAGCGGCGCCTGGACGTGGAGGCCGAGCGGCTGCAGCTGGAGCGGGAGCGGCTGCGGCGCCTGGACCTGGAGGCCGAGCGGCTGCAGCTGGAGCGGGAGCGGCTGCAGCTGGAGCGGGAGCGGCTGCAGCTGGAGCGGGAGCGGCTGAGGCTGCAGGTGGTCGGCTCCGAGAAGCCGCCCTCCTCCTCCGACGGCGAGCTGGGCCAGGGCGAGAAGCCGGGGCCGCAGCCCCAGGACCTGGAAACGGAGAGGCTGAAACTCGAGAGGGAGCGCCTACAGCTTGAGAAGGAGCGGCTGCAGTTTCTGAAATTTGAGTCGGAGAAGCTGCAGATTGAGAAGGAGCGCCTACAGGTGGAGAAGGAGAGACTTCGGATCCAGAAGGAGGGCCACTTGCACTGA